In Takifugu flavidus isolate HTHZ2018 chromosome 5, ASM371156v2, whole genome shotgun sequence, the following proteins share a genomic window:
- the LOC130526030 gene encoding G-protein coupled receptor 15-like — MLHNATVPLSVDFDTAGDFFIFIFHILFATSAVLVAGSVVIGISSTRSLRRQNRFIFMLNTSISDTLTGFSVYYLGLFDVQEGYPSRNGTYYILPSFLGVNVLTFLFAQFDRYFAVCHPFFYNRYVARSVVIGICAFCWIYTYTILIVQNMVPISKAAQINAFGVMTLQIIVFVKVLMTIQLYIIARNHLGREPPSAERDNKKESLRIIVFVVICFLALWCPSFVNIIVRQLTRGGLRFRNEATNLFAIMARLNALVTPALYVWGSPALRGAVWSTVWRRICPCRRRPRIECFFGGPANK; from the exons ATGCTCCACAACGCCACCGTCCCCCTGTCAGTAGACTTCGACACTGCGGGAgacttcttcatcttcatctttcaCATCCTGTTCGCCACGAGCGCCGTGCTGGTGGCCGGCTCGGTGGTCATCGGGATATCCTCGACCCGCTCCCTGCGCCGCCAGAACCGCTTCATATTCATGCTGAACACGAGCATCAGCGACACCTTGACCGGCTTCTCGGTCTACTACCTGGGCCTTTTCGATGTCCAGGAGGGGTATCCCTCTCGGAACGGGACCTATTATATATTGCCTTCATTTCTAGGTGTCAACGTGTTGACCTTCCTCTTCGCTCAGTTTGATCGCTACTTTGCCGTGTGCCATCCTTTCTTCTACAACCGCTACGTTGCGCGCTCCGTGGTCATCGGGATCTGTGCGTTTTGTTGGATTTACACGTACACGATCCTCATAGTGCAGAACATGGTGCCCATCTCAAAGGCGGCCCAAATAAACGCGTTTGGTGTGATGACTTTGCAgatcatagtctttgtgaaagTGCTGATGACCATCCAGTTGTACATCATCGCCAGGAACCACCTGGGCAGAGAGCCTCCCAGCGCCGAGAGAGACAATAAAAAAGAGTCGCTGCGCATCATTGTGTTCGTGGTGATCTGTTTCTTGGCGCTTTGGTGTCCCTCGTTTGTTAATATAATAGTCAGGCAGTTGACCAGGGGCGGCCTGAGATTCAGGAACGAAGCCACCAACTTGTTCGCCATCATGGCGCGCCTGAACGCGCTGGTCACACCCGCGCTGTACGTGTGGGGCAGCCCGGCGCTGCGGGGAGCCGTGTGGAGCACCGTGTGGCGGCGGATCTGCCCCTGCAGGCGCAGGCCAAG gattgAGTGTTTCTTCGGAGGACCAGCAAATAAATGA
- the LOC130526029 gene encoding kappa-type opioid receptor-like: MKSKLCADATMPLSNTSGSGDTGIPLSVTFESPVDYLIFIFQILFATTTVLVAGTVVVTILATRALHMQNRFIFMLNTSICDTLVGLSVYYQGLFDVQEGFPSRNGTYNLLPSLLGVNIMAFLFAQFDRYFAVCHPFIYTRFISRSVIICVNVYCWLQVYVQTIVLIFLPISKSIQVYVFGIVSLQVIVFTNLVMTVKLFIIVRYQIERDPPSVDKENKKESLRIIILVVLIFLLLWGPSFVNLCLRLLMRRGLTFRNEATNPFAILARLNAVSTSLVYLWGSQGLREASVRRVWACLKWKKRLKV, translated from the coding sequence ATGAAATCAAAGCTGTGTGCAGATGCAACAATGCCTCTCTCCAACACCTCCGGCTCCGGAGACACAGGGATCCCGCTCTCTGTCACCTTTGAGAGCCCTGTGGATTATCTCATATTCATTTTCCAGATATTATTTGCTACGACCACTGTCCTTGTAGCCGGGACTGTGGTCGTCACTATCTTGGCTACCAGAGCCTTACATATGCAAAACAGGTTCATTTTTATGTTGAACACCAGCATTTGCGACACACTGGTGGGGCTCTCTGTGTATTATCAGGGTTTGTTCGATGTTCAGGAGGGATTTCCTTCGAGAAATGGAACCTATAACCTTCTGCCTTCTCTTCTAGGGGTGAATATAATGGCCTTTCTGTTTGCACAGTTTGACAGGTATTTTGCCGTCTGCCATCCCTTCATTTACACACGCTTTATAAGCCGCTCAGTGATTATCTGTGTAAACGTCTACTGCTGGCTTCAGGTCTACGTCCAGACAATAGTTTTAATTTTCTTGCCCATTTCCAAATCCATACAGGTGTATGTTTTTGGCATCGTGAGCTTACAAGTCATTGTGTTCACCAACCTGGTGATGACCGTAAAACTGTTTATTATTGTCAGGTACCAGATTGAGAGGGATCCTCCCAGCGTggacaaagaaaacaagaaggAGTCACTGAGAATTATCATTCTTGTTGTGCTGATCTTTCTTCTGCTGTGGGGCCCCTCTTTTGTTAACCTTTGCCTCAGACTACTGATGAGACGGGGTTTGACGTTTCGGAACGAAGCCACCAACCCCTTCGCTATCTTGGCCCGCTTGAACGCAGTGTCCACATCGCTGGTGTACTTGTGGGGGAGCCAGGGTCTGAGGGAGGCCTCGGTGAGAAGAGTCTGGGCGTGcctgaaatggaagaaaaggCTAAAAGTGTGA
- the il12b2 gene encoding interleukin-12 subunit beta, whose amino-acid sequence MNILSLWIFGLLFISSSEVHGLSSIPENFVLAKERNGSAILTCNSTPDTAITWKFNGDPVEDEAFRQYTTQNGPDLNLSQVDFTMFGHYSCWSEGRMLSSVYLLEIEEPVLTDSELHCWARSYDCIFNCNWNKETYSAARAGLGEDCAKRLKSCQWVTSDGPVHGGGFQFQLSHSLSPYAEENTMLEVTVEAIDDLIFDRKTKKFFLREIIQPNSPKIAKCEDVGENLMVTIEPPSNWSTPHSFFTLEHQIHYRLLDNNQDRFSSSTLIPKTASSLRVRSRDPLVLSTWSQWSPWKNLTQ is encoded by the exons ATG AACATCTTGTCATTGTGGATATTTGGCCTCCTGTTCATCAGCAGCTCAGAAGTGCATGGCCTCAGCAGCATTCCAGAAAACT TTGTGCTGGCTAAGGAACGCAATGGTTCAGCCATCCTCACCTGCAACTCAACCCCAGACACAGCCATCACGTGGAAATTCAACGGTGACCCCGTGGAGGACGAGGCGTTTAGGCAATACACCACGCAGAATGGTCCAGACCTGAATCTGTCCCAGGTGGACTTCACGATGTTCGGACACTATAGCTGCTGGAGTGAGGGACGTATGTTGTCATCAGTCTATCTCCTCGAAATCGAGGAACCGG TCCTCACAGATTCTGAGTTGCACTGCTGGGCAAGATCGTATGACTGTATCTTCAACTGTAACTGGAACAAGGAAACATATTCAGCAGCGCGAGCAGGTCTGGGTGAAGACTG CGCTAAAAGACTAAAATCATGTCAGTGGGTCACTAGCGACGGTCCGGTGCACGGTGGGGGATTCCAGTTTCAGCTTTCCCACTCCCTCTCACCCTACGCTGAGGAAAACACCATGCTGGAGGTCACAGTTGAGGCCATCGATGACTTGATCTTCGACAGGAAAACCAAAAAATTCTTTCTTAGAGAGATCA TTCAGCCCAACAGTCCCAAGATTGCCAAATGTGAAGATGTGGGCGAGAACCTGATGGTGACCATCGAGCCGCCGTCCAATTGGTCGACTCCTCACAGCTTCTTCACCCTGGAACATCAAATTCATTACCGTTTGCTCGACAACAACCAG GATAGattttcttcttccactctGATACCGAAGACGGCCAGCAGCCTGAGGGTTCGCTCCAGAGACCCCCTCGTACTGTCCACCTGGAGCCAGTGGAGTCCCTGGAAAAATCTAACCCAGTGA
- the LOC130526257 gene encoding transcription factor BTF3-like isoform X1: protein MQRTSGKSLSFVRHFRRSLFFSVPQSPVARVCTHSQMKEFIMNQEKLAKLQEQVRIGGKGSARRKKKVVHRTATGDDKKLQLSLKKLGVNNISGIEEVNMFTNQGTVIHFNNPKVQASLAANTFTITGHAETKQLTEMLPGILNQLGADSLTSLRRLAEAMPKPAGDKVPLVAAEEEDDEVPDLVENFDEASKNEAN, encoded by the exons ATGCAGAGAACTTCCGGGAAATCGTTGAGCTTTGTACGTCATTTCCGGAGGTCTCTCTTTTTCTCCGTGCCTCAATCGCCTGTGGCCCGCGTGTGTACACACTCCCAG ATGAAGGAATTTATAATGAACCAGGAGAAGCTCGCcaagctgcaggagcaggtccGCATTGGTGGAAAG GGGTCAGCCCGCAGAAAGAAGAAGGTGGTACACCGAACAGCAACAGGAGATGACAAGAAACTCCAATTGTCTCTCAAGAAACTGGGAGTCAACAATATCTCTGGCATTGAGGAG gTAAATATGTTCACAAACCAAGGGACGGTGATCCACTTCAATAACCCAAAGGTTCAGGCCTCCTTGGCTGCCAACACCTTTACAATTACCGGGCATGCTGAAACCAAGCAGCTCACAGAGATGCTCCCAGGAATCTTAAACCAGTTGGGAGCCGACAGTCTCACTAGCCTCAGAAGATTAGCAGAGGCCATGCCCAAACCAG CTGGAGACAAAGTTCCCTTGGTTGCTGCCGAAGAGGAAGATGACGAAGTTCCCG ACCTTGTGGAAAACTTTGATGAGGCTTCAAAGAACGAGGCAAACTAA
- the LOC130526257 gene encoding transcription factor BTF3-like isoform X2, producing the protein MKEFIMNQEKLAKLQEQVRIGGKGSARRKKKVVHRTATGDDKKLQLSLKKLGVNNISGIEEVNMFTNQGTVIHFNNPKVQASLAANTFTITGHAETKQLTEMLPGILNQLGADSLTSLRRLAEAMPKPAGDKVPLVAAEEEDDEVPDLVENFDEASKNEAN; encoded by the exons ATGAAGGAATTTATAATGAACCAGGAGAAGCTCGCcaagctgcaggagcaggtccGCATTGGTGGAAAG GGGTCAGCCCGCAGAAAGAAGAAGGTGGTACACCGAACAGCAACAGGAGATGACAAGAAACTCCAATTGTCTCTCAAGAAACTGGGAGTCAACAATATCTCTGGCATTGAGGAG gTAAATATGTTCACAAACCAAGGGACGGTGATCCACTTCAATAACCCAAAGGTTCAGGCCTCCTTGGCTGCCAACACCTTTACAATTACCGGGCATGCTGAAACCAAGCAGCTCACAGAGATGCTCCCAGGAATCTTAAACCAGTTGGGAGCCGACAGTCTCACTAGCCTCAGAAGATTAGCAGAGGCCATGCCCAAACCAG CTGGAGACAAAGTTCCCTTGGTTGCTGCCGAAGAGGAAGATGACGAAGTTCCCG ACCTTGTGGAAAACTTTGATGAGGCTTCAAAGAACGAGGCAAACTAA
- the utp15 gene encoding U3 small nucleolar RNA-associated protein 15 homolog translates to MASYKPTKIQVYPKLGEKVTQDTLYWKNYKAPIQIKEFGAITNIDFSPVAPHNFAVTAFTRVHIYGPFSQEPVKTFTRFKDTAYSGRFRSDGQLLVAGCEDSVVRLFDVSGRVALRMFKGHTKAVHFTDFTSDHYQIMTASDDYTCRVWDIPNATAVTTYKEHTDYTRCGVTSKLNRDLFITGSYDHKMKLFDARMDKSVLTMDHGQPVERLLLYPSEALLVSAGGRYVKVWDLLKGGQPLVSLKNHHKTVTCLHLGSNGQRLLSASLDRHVKVYNTSNYKVVHNFDYAASILSLAVAPNDKSIVVGMTNGVLSVKHKKSPEESGESSRQTRRQPSYRVFVKGKNYVPKQDDFLVSKPVKQHLAKYDKQLRKFNVSQALDTALETWFRHKKPEIPVAVIKELDRRGTLKNALAGRDEQGLSRLLNFLIGNLTDTRFTPVLVTAAEMIFEIYHSVIGQSSVVDRHLQRLQDLLEREIDYQQDLVEVLGMLDTLFASSVSRKEVPSSGMSRTNGLA, encoded by the exons ATGGCTTCATATAAACCAACAAAAATCCAAGTATATCCTAAACTTGGAGAAAAAGTCACACAAGACACCCTGTACTGGAAAAACTACAAG GCTCCCATCCAGATCAAAGAATTTGGAGCGATTACGAACATAGATTTCTCGCCAGTGGCCCCACATAACTTTGCAGTCACAGCTTTTACCAGA gttcACATATATGGGCCATTCTCCCAGGAACCTGTCAAGACATTTACACGATTTAAGGACACGGCGTACAGTGGCAGGTTCAGGTCCGATGGACAGCTGCTTGTAGCCGGTTGTGAGGACTCTGTGGTTCGGCTGTTTGATGTCAGTGGCAGGGTGGCTCTCAGAATGTTCAAAGGACACACAAA gGCTGTCCACTTCACGGATTTTACTTCAGATCATTACCAGATTATGACGGCATCGGATGATTACACCTGTCGAGTTTGGGACATACCGAATGCAACAGCAGTCACCACGTACAAAGAACATACAGATTACACCCGCTGCGGTGTCACAAGCAAACTTAACAGGGATCTCTTTATCACTG gcTCTTATGACCACAAAATGAAACTGTTTGATGCCAGAATGGATAAGAGTGTGTTGACCATGGACCACGGCCAGCCAGTTGAGAGACTTCTTCTCTATCCTTCTGAGGCGCTCCTCGTCTCTGCAG GTGGGCGTTACGTGAAGGTTTGGGATCTGCTAAAGGGGGGTCAGCCTCTGGTgtctctgaaaaaccatcaTAAGACTGTCACGTGTTTGCATCTTGGCAGTAACGGACAGAGGCTGCTCTCAGCTTCCCTTGACAG ACATGTGAAGGTGTACAATACAAGTAACTATAAGGTGGTTCACAACTTTGACTACGCTGCCTCCATCCTCAGTCTGGCTGTGGCG CCAAATGATAAGTCCATTGTTGTGGGTATGACTAATGGAGTTTTGAGTGTCAAACACAAGAAAAGCCCTGAAGAGTCAGGAGAAAGCTCTCGACAAACAAGGCGGCAGCCCTCTTATCGTGTATTTGTGAAGGGAAAGAACTATGTCCCCAAACAG GATGATTTTCTTGTCAGTAAACCAGTGAAACAGCACTTAGCCAAGTATGACAAGCAGCTGAGGAAATTTAATGTGTCACAAGCTTTGGATACAGCACTGGAG ACATGGTTCAGACATAAAAAGCCAGAGATCCCAGTGGCTGTCATAAAGGAGCTGGATCGAAGAGGAACGTTAAAGAATGCTCTAGCAGGAAGAGATGAACAGGGACTCTCGCGGTTACTCAACTTTCTCATAGG aaaTTTAACCGACACCAGGTTCACGCCTGTCCTGGTGACAGCAGCTGAGATGATCTTTGAGATCTATCATTCTGTAATTGGCCAGTCGTCAGTGGTGGACCGCCACCTGCAGCGCCTCCAGGACCTGCTCGAGCGGGAGATCGACTATCAGCAGGATCTCGTGGAAGTGCTGGGCATGTTGGACACACTCTTTGCCTCCTCCGTATCCAGGAAGGAGGTGCCGTCCTCTGGGATGAGCAGGACTAATGGGCTGGCTTAG